The following nucleotide sequence is from Mesobacillus jeotgali.
ATACAAGCGCGGCGACAAAATGAAAAGATATATACTAAAAAACTGCGGCATGATCGGCTGGTTGATTTTCTTCATGAACTGATTCCGAATCATTTTCAATGAAAAAGTCACCGCCATTGCCGCTGTGATAATGAATACCGGTATAATGATGAAGTTTTGCGGCAGGATGGAAACAAAGGATAAGAGGAATCCGTCCCATTGCATTTGGTTAACGAGAAAGCCTACCGTGAAACCAACAACCATCCCCTTCATGAAAAGCAGGATCAGAATGACGGGAAGCCCTATGATTGAAACCCCGAGAATCCAGATGAGTCCAATGAACTTTCCATTGTGCAGAAAGCTCTGCAAAAATAAATCCTTTCCGTCCGCCACTTTCCCGGATGCTGCCTGGCCAAAAAATTGTGATAAGTAATAAAATAAATCCTCTTTTTGAGTGAAGCTTAGACTGTTTACTATTATTGCCCCAAAAATGACTCCCATCAAAAACAGGACAATGACAAAAAGATAGATTGAGGAATATTCTCTTAAATGGGTTACTGCGACGTCCTGGTACCTTCGTTTCTTCATCTCTTTTCCTCCTGCATATTGGTTACTACCATCATATGCAAGGACAGAGAGTCTATGACTGCAAAGCTTCCAATTTGGTTTAATAGAGAACAAAAAGCGTAAGCGCCTTGATCAAACCAAGTTAATAATAATACTAGACGATAGCAAAAATCCGGCCTGAAGACCGGATTTTTTTAATCTGTTATTTTCCCGTACTTGCCTCCTCCGCCTGCGTGGAAGGCGAGCTGGCCTTTTCTTGCCTTGTCTATTGTTACGGCTGTCCTTTCAGGAATAACTTGTTTTAAAGAATCGAGAGGCACTGAGTGAAGGACGGCCATTTCTGTACCAAAATGATCCATCAGCTTTTCTAGCATTTTCGGTCCAAGGCCTGGAATGAATTCGAGCGGCACTTGGTGGATATAGGGCGGCCTCACATTTTGATTTCCCTCTGATGTTCTTAATTCCTGAATTCTGTCGGCGACACCTTTTATTTGTTTGACAGATCCGCATTCTGGACACGCTTCACCATATGCTGGATTGTAAGCCAGGCACTCTGCACAGACTGTCCGATGATACTTTCCAAGCTGCGGATCCAGACCATAATTCGCTCTGATACCCCGTCCTTCCGCTTGTTTTAACGCAAGTTCCAGTTCCCGGAAAGAAGGCTCAGCCATTTCTATTTTCTGATATTCTCTCGCGATTTTTGCCAGTGAATGGGCATCAGAATTCGTTACAAACGAATAGCGGTGAAGCTCAGCCAGCTGGTCAGCCATTTTCGTATCCGAGCTTAAGCCTAATTCAATCCCATCGATCAGGTCAGCATCAAAAACCTCCGAAAAAGAATTCTTGACTCCTTTGCCGTATAGGCTTTTGAAGGGTGTAAATACATGAGCAGGAATGAAAATACCACCCAGTTCCTTAACCTTCTTCTGTAAAACAAGTCCAGCAATATAGACTCTTTGGGAGCTTAGATGAATATTTTTCATGTGGTTTTCAAGCCATCTTGAAAAAGCTCTCATCGTCTGCAGGGTGGGCAGATAGCATAATACATGAATTGGCCCCTGGGTGCTTTCTTCATTGATCTCAAGCTCTGAACCAAGGATGATACTCATCCCGTCATAATGAAGTCCACCTTCTGGATGTTCCTGCAGCTCACCTGCTTCAAGCAAATCTTCCATTTCATCAAGCACTTCCGGTGAATGGCTGTCTATGACTCCGATCATATTCAAACCTTTATATTCCCTTGCGTGGCGGATGATGTTGCTGAACGTCAGCGATTTTGCTCCGGTTATTTTTACAGCTCGGCCCGATTTCGTCCTGCCAATATGAATGTGTAGATCAACGAAGTATTCCTGCATTTACTTTCTTAATGCCTCCTGCAATTGCAGATGCTGGACTGCAAATGCAGTTTTTGCGTCAAAGATTTTTTGTTCTTTCACAAGCTGGACCGCCTCTTCAAGAGTTATTTCCATCAAGTTGACAAATTCATCTTCATCGGCTGCTGCCGGATTGTCTTTTTTACTCAGCCCTGTTGCTTTATATACATGGATGATTTCATCTGCGAACCCTGGAGATGTGTAGAAGGAAATGAGCCATTCCATATTCGCACATTCATATCCAGTCTCTTCCTCAAGCTCACGGGCAGCACAAATTTCCGGCTTCTCGCCTGCCTCAAGCTTGCCTGCCGGAATCTCGACGATTGTCCGCTCAAGAGCCTTCCTATATTGTTCCACCATAATGATTTTTTGATCATCTGTAACAGGAATGACCGCGACAGCACCTGGATGCTTGACGATCTCCCTTTTTGAAGTTTTTCCATTCGGCAATTCTACATCGTCTACCTGCAGGCTAATGACCTTTCCTGTAAAGATCTGCTCTGTCTTCAATGTTTCTTCTTCGAGAGATTTCATTCATGTCCACTCCTGTTCTAATCCGATATCAAATGCTCATACATTTTACCATACTTATCCGAAAGGAGTAGACGGATGAAAATTTACGTCCATAGCCAGGGTATCACTTTAGCCGGTAAAGCTTGGGAAATCCAACGCACATTAAAAGAGTATGGCAAAAAGCATGAATTTGTAAAAGATTGGATTGAGACTGTCAATCAGCCGAATCGCCGTCCAGAATAGTTGATTGCACTCCTTTCCTTTCGTTAAAATAAAACCAACATTGGATCGGAGTGATATTTCTTATGAAGAGACGGAAACTGGGTTCATCTAATTTGTTTGTCAGTGAAATCGGCCTTGGCTGTATGTCGCTTGGAACGGATTACTCTAAGGCACAGCCGGTGATTGAAGCTGCGTTGGAAGAAGGGATCAACTATTTTGATACCGCTGAC
It contains:
- a CDS encoding endonuclease Q family protein, with protein sequence MQEYFVDLHIHIGRTKSGRAVKITGAKSLTFSNIIRHAREYKGLNMIGVIDSHSPEVLDEMEDLLEAGELQEHPEGGLHYDGMSIILGSELEINEESTQGPIHVLCYLPTLQTMRAFSRWLENHMKNIHLSSQRVYIAGLVLQKKVKELGGIFIPAHVFTPFKSLYGKGVKNSFSEVFDADLIDGIELGLSSDTKMADQLAELHRYSFVTNSDAHSLAKIAREYQKIEMAEPSFRELELALKQAEGRGIRANYGLDPQLGKYHRTVCAECLAYNPAYGEACPECGSVKQIKGVADRIQELRTSEGNQNVRPPYIHQVPLEFIPGLGPKMLEKLMDHFGTEMAVLHSVPLDSLKQVIPERTAVTIDKARKGQLAFHAGGGGKYGKITD
- a CDS encoding NUDIX hydrolase codes for the protein MKSLEEETLKTEQIFTGKVISLQVDDVELPNGKTSKREIVKHPGAVAVIPVTDDQKIIMVEQYRKALERTIVEIPAGKLEAGEKPEICAARELEEETGYECANMEWLISFYTSPGFADEIIHVYKATGLSKKDNPAAADEDEFVNLMEITLEEAVQLVKEQKIFDAKTAFAVQHLQLQEALRK
- the mciZ gene encoding Z-ring formation inhibitor MciZ yields the protein MKIYVHSQGITLAGKAWEIQRTLKEYGKKHEFVKDWIETVNQPNRRPE